The following coding sequences lie in one Bacteroidota bacterium genomic window:
- the rlmF gene encoding 23S rRNA (adenine(1618)-N(6))-methyltransferase RlmF, producing MKEKKNITEKETLHPRNRHRSRYDFKMLISEYSGLSEFVYTNEYQNETIDFSNPDAVKALNKALLKAFYHISFWDIPANFLCPPVPGRADYIHYIADLLSTSNNGTIPTGKSIRMLDIGCGANCIYPIIANDEYGWSVVGSEIESLAIESAKKIILSNPSLIGIEVRKQPTTSATFKGIIKPEEFFDVTICNPPFHSSLAEAMEGATRKVKNLSGGKVKKTILNFGGQQRELWCKGGEKQFLSTMIKESALFSRNCLWFTSLVSKSSNLSDIYAELEHENAHTVKTIEMKQGNKISRLVAWTFLNSAQQAEWRTKRFNKN from the coding sequence TTGAAAGAAAAAAAGAACATAACAGAAAAAGAAACGTTGCATCCACGCAACAGGCATCGTTCACGTTACGATTTTAAAATGCTGATAAGCGAATATTCTGGACTTTCAGAATTTGTTTATACAAACGAGTATCAAAACGAAACCATCGACTTTTCAAATCCCGATGCAGTAAAAGCGTTGAACAAAGCATTGCTAAAAGCATTCTATCACATTTCATTCTGGGACATTCCTGCAAACTTTCTTTGCCCACCTGTTCCTGGCAGAGCCGATTACATTCATTACATTGCAGATTTACTGAGCACAAGCAACAATGGAACTATTCCGACCGGAAAATCAATCCGGATGCTGGACATTGGTTGTGGCGCAAATTGTATCTATCCAATTATTGCTAACGATGAATATGGATGGAGTGTTGTTGGCTCGGAAATCGAATCGTTGGCGATAGAATCTGCAAAAAAAATTATTCTATCCAATCCCTCATTAATTGGAATAGAGGTCCGCAAACAACCAACTACTTCTGCCACTTTCAAGGGAATCATAAAACCGGAGGAATTTTTTGACGTCACAATCTGTAATCCGCCATTTCATTCTTCGTTAGCAGAAGCAATGGAAGGAGCAACCCGTAAAGTAAAAAATTTGAGTGGTGGGAAAGTAAAAAAAACAATTCTGAATTTTGGAGGTCAGCAGCGCGAACTTTGGTGCAAAGGTGGAGAAAAACAATTTCTATCTACCATGATAAAAGAAAGTGCATTGTTCTCCAGAAATTGTTTGTGGTTCACTTCGCTTGTCTCCAAAAGCAGTAATTTATCAGACATTTATGCCGAATTGGAACATGAAAATGCACATACCGTAAAGACAATCGAAATGAAACAAGGAAATAAAATTAGTCGATTGGTTGCATGGACATTCCTAAACAGTGCACAGCAAGCAGAATGGAGAACAAAACGATTCAACAAGAATTAA
- a CDS encoding DUF1987 family protein, with protein MNNLLIERSVETPEINFNSQTGVLKVAGRAYSGDITQYYKQMSAWLEEYLKEPQQTTVIELQLDYYNSVFIKLLFYFFERSKDVLQSNKKLVIKWFHQKDDEESIEDALRISKIISFPIEIVELDE; from the coding sequence ATGAATAATTTACTAATAGAGCGGTCGGTTGAAACACCTGAGATAAACTTTAACTCCCAAACGGGAGTTCTTAAAGTTGCCGGTCGCGCTTATTCAGGTGACATTACACAGTATTATAAACAGATGAGTGCTTGGCTGGAAGAGTATCTAAAAGAACCTCAACAGACGACAGTCATTGAGCTTCAGTTGGATTATTACAACTCGGTATTCATTAAGTTATTATTCTATTTTTTCGAGCGATCGAAGGATGTTCTTCAGAGTAATAAAAAATTAGTTATTAAATGGTTTCATCAAAAAGATGATGAGGAGAGCATTGAAGATGCACTACGCATTTCTAAAATCATTAGTTTTCCTATTGAAATAGTCGAATTGGACGAATAG
- a CDS encoding SpoIIE family protein phosphatase produces MKKQFLIFNIFLFMFFGLEVFSKQNPADSLRTILTTIKNDSIKVEVLHQLSQTTDSLNYSLKALDIAQRNGNKRGVALSLLDIGRYYYFDGKEDVSLSYLMKAIVSAEEIKDKKILISAYRYIGFVYRPHDSFMAESFYKKSYTMAIETQDELSASYALSALGNIYEGSYKGSTGNNQIALKYYLQSLEIRKRLGSPSEIASSLNETSRVYDLLGEYNKGLELRLDGLKIAEQSGSIDNIVYLSARLGNDYSTRFHDHKKGLDYLLKAYAIGVKQKNNFDVMFEVNRGLAFSYSSLGEMAKSNEFYKAAILLNDSIRAKEQKNDYNLSGVKHDLEQQLDRQKQLLKDSEILKEKAKAEEQTTIRNASLIGSGLVLILLIILFRGYKQKQKSNLELDEKNRKIETAFETLAVSERKFKLITETITDVFYLYNIVEKKYEYISPNCLSILGLSQQFFYEGRSSKIVVHKDDLALVVDANVKIDSGVAYDIEYRILIDGQIKWIAEKSSPIYDENGKLVKNSGICRDITRKKSNEEKIRKKNKDITDSLLYAKAIQDAILVPKEEMMKKLRDFFILYKPKEIVSGDFYFYKETDKGLYVAVADCTGHGVPAGFMSMLGNAFLNEIINEHSSISPAKILDQLREHIINSLHQKMDVESKDGMDVAMLYFDHEQSTVQYAGAFNPLYIIRNGELKEMKADLFPVGINFANSKPPFTNHKLQLHKGDSLYIFSDGYYDQFGGPNGRKFLKKQMQHLFLSIQDKNMKEQEQILHQTFVSWKGSLEQVDDVLVLGIRI; encoded by the coding sequence TTGAAAAAGCAATTTTTAATTTTTAACATTTTTCTTTTTATGTTTTTTGGTTTGGAAGTTTTTTCCAAACAAAATCCAGCAGACTCTCTTCGCACAATTTTAACTACTATCAAAAATGATAGTATCAAAGTGGAAGTGCTCCACCAGTTATCACAAACGACAGACTCACTTAATTATTCATTAAAGGCATTAGACATTGCGCAGCGTAATGGCAATAAACGAGGTGTTGCATTGTCATTGTTAGATATTGGTCGTTATTATTATTTTGATGGCAAAGAAGATGTTTCTCTTTCTTATTTGATGAAAGCAATTGTAAGTGCGGAGGAAATAAAGGATAAAAAAATATTAATCAGCGCTTATCGCTATATCGGTTTTGTCTACCGGCCTCACGATTCGTTTATGGCTGAAAGCTTCTATAAAAAAAGCTATACAATGGCTATTGAAACCCAAGACGAACTCTCTGCTTCTTATGCATTGAGCGCTCTTGGCAATATTTATGAAGGTTCATACAAAGGCTCTACAGGGAATAATCAAATCGCTTTAAAATATTATTTGCAAAGTTTAGAGATTCGTAAACGACTTGGTTCTCCCTCTGAAATTGCATCTTCCTTAAATGAAACTTCACGTGTATACGATCTTCTCGGGGAATATAACAAAGGTTTGGAGTTGAGATTAGATGGATTAAAAATCGCAGAGCAATCCGGCAGTATCGATAATATTGTTTATTTATCTGCTCGCTTAGGGAATGATTACAGCACTCGTTTTCATGACCATAAAAAAGGGTTGGATTATCTATTGAAAGCATATGCAATTGGTGTAAAACAAAAAAACAATTTTGATGTGATGTTTGAGGTTAACAGAGGATTAGCTTTTTCCTATTCTTCTTTGGGTGAAATGGCGAAATCAAATGAGTTTTATAAAGCAGCAATTTTGTTGAATGACTCGATTCGTGCGAAAGAGCAAAAAAACGATTATAATCTTTCCGGTGTAAAGCACGATTTAGAGCAACAGCTGGACCGCCAAAAACAATTGTTAAAAGATTCCGAAATTCTTAAGGAGAAGGCAAAAGCGGAAGAACAAACAACCATTCGAAATGCATCTTTGATTGGCTCCGGACTGGTTTTAATTCTTTTGATTATTCTTTTTAGGGGATATAAACAAAAACAAAAATCGAATTTGGAGCTGGATGAAAAAAATAGGAAAATAGAAACAGCCTTTGAAACACTCGCTGTGAGTGAGCGTAAATTTAAACTCATTACAGAGACCATCACGGATGTGTTCTATTTATACAATATTGTAGAAAAAAAATACGAATACATCAGTCCGAATTGCCTCTCTATTCTTGGTTTGTCACAACAGTTTTTTTATGAAGGACGAAGCTCTAAAATTGTTGTTCATAAGGACGATTTGGCACTTGTGGTTGACGCAAATGTTAAAATTGATTCCGGTGTTGCCTATGATATTGAATATCGAATACTTATTGACGGGCAAATCAAATGGATTGCTGAAAAATCTTCACCGATCTATGATGAAAATGGGAAGTTGGTTAAAAATTCGGGAATTTGCAGAGACATCACCAGAAAAAAATCAAACGAAGAAAAGATTCGCAAAAAGAATAAGGACATTACGGATAGTCTTTTGTATGCAAAGGCCATTCAAGATGCTATACTTGTGCCCAAGGAAGAGATGATGAAAAAGTTACGCGACTTTTTTATCTTATACAAACCGAAAGAAATTGTGAGTGGGGATTTTTATTTTTATAAAGAAACGGATAAAGGATTGTATGTTGCGGTTGCAGATTGCACCGGGCATGGTGTTCCTGCAGGATTTATGAGCATGCTCGGGAACGCATTCCTCAATGAAATTATAAATGAACACAGTTCCATTTCTCCCGCTAAAATTTTAGATCAATTGCGCGAGCATATTATTAATTCACTTCATCAAAAGATGGATGTGGAAAGCAAAGATGGAATGGATGTCGCGATGTTGTATTTCGATCATGAGCAATCAACAGTACAATATGCGGGAGCATTTAATCCTTTATATATTATTCGTAACGGAGAGTTGAAAGAAATGAAAGCAGATTTGTTTCCTGTAGGGATAAATTTTGCAAACAGCAAACCTCCTTTTACAAATCATAAACTCCAACTGCATAAAGGTGATTCACTCTATATATTTAGTGATGGGTACTATGATCAGTTTGGTGGACCGAATGGACGAAAGTTTTTGAAAAAACAAATGCAACATCTGTTTCTGTCGATACAAGATAAAAACATGAAGGAGCAAGAGCAGATTTTACATCAAACATTTGTGAGCTGGAAAGGAAGTCTGGAGCAAGTAGATGATGTATTAGTATTGGGTATTCGAATTTAA
- a CDS encoding carboxy terminal-processing peptidase, giving the protein MLHKLLFEWKKPVLLFFCLTIVPLFTFSQTESQKRYAEQAFMVAKVLEKYHYKPQVLNNDLSAKLHSEFIQSLDPSGIYFTKSDIQQLKKWDDLLDDEIRNRSTNYLAAITDLYKKRLLHADSIITAIGEKPFNFNEKDTIHFLNKKADINYSVDDKALVKRWTKWMKYQTLEMLYTPKDKDEDPFTMDPKDVLKKEAEVRAKIVTRNKRTIKRILENSDGYENYMSSQFINKFVSIFDPHTSFFSASEKQDFESSISTSELSFGFYFNENETGEIEIVYLTPGGSAWKSNQLHKGDIILKVKPKDGKQLDLTAVSSEEATELMYSFNDNEAEFTIRKTNGQIKDVSLIKSKVRSDENVVKSYILNGEKKVGYISLPSFYTEWENNNPLGCANDVAKEIVKLQEENIEALIIDLRYNGGGSVHEAMGLIGLFINEGPLCIFKIRNEKPVLLKDMNRGTAYNGPMAIMVNGMSASASEIFSATLQDYNRAVLVGSSTYGKSTGQIIIPLDTTYSLPEVISGALTNTQSSLGYIKITTDGFYRVTNATHQKKGVMPDVPLLEPYFYTDYKESASPYALSNDSIVKKVIYVPLSPLPLLDLNTKSRERVSQNTNFKRLNTINDSLKSMSNLETAIILSPQFFKKNEKIIQLLQEEMEQHLYDSSKTYVVANHLYDKKVIDFDEFTKEINTRSLETIQTDIYIEETYYVLKDLITFIKN; this is encoded by the coding sequence ATGCTCCATAAATTATTGTTTGAATGGAAGAAACCTGTTCTGCTATTCTTCTGTTTGACAATTGTCCCTCTTTTTACTTTTTCACAAACTGAATCGCAAAAAAGATATGCTGAACAAGCATTTATGGTTGCGAAAGTATTGGAAAAATATCACTATAAACCACAGGTCTTAAACAACGATTTATCTGCGAAGCTTCATTCGGAATTTATTCAGTCGCTGGATCCATCCGGAATCTACTTCACCAAAAGCGACATCCAACAATTGAAAAAATGGGATGATCTACTGGATGATGAAATAAGAAATCGGTCGACCAACTACCTTGCTGCCATTACCGATTTATATAAAAAGCGTTTATTGCATGCTGATAGCATTATTACTGCTATTGGCGAAAAGCCATTTAATTTTAATGAAAAAGATACGATTCACTTTCTAAATAAAAAGGCAGACATCAATTATTCTGTTGATGATAAAGCACTGGTGAAACGTTGGACCAAATGGATGAAATATCAAACATTGGAGATGTTGTACACACCTAAAGATAAGGATGAAGATCCTTTTACCATGGATCCGAAAGATGTGTTGAAAAAAGAGGCTGAAGTTAGAGCGAAGATTGTCACCCGCAATAAACGTACAATTAAGCGCATTCTTGAAAATTCAGATGGATATGAAAATTATATGTCGTCACAATTCATCAATAAGTTTGTTTCGATATTTGATCCCCATACTTCTTTTTTCTCCGCTTCCGAGAAACAAGATTTTGAATCCTCTATTTCTACCAGTGAACTTTCTTTCGGTTTTTATTTTAACGAAAACGAAACCGGTGAAATTGAAATTGTATACTTAACTCCCGGTGGTTCTGCTTGGAAATCGAATCAACTTCACAAAGGCGACATCATTTTAAAAGTAAAACCCAAGGATGGGAAACAACTCGATTTAACTGCCGTTAGCTCGGAAGAAGCGACTGAGTTGATGTATTCCTTTAATGATAACGAAGCAGAATTTACCATACGGAAAACAAACGGACAAATAAAAGACGTTTCATTGATCAAATCAAAAGTGCGCTCAGATGAAAATGTTGTGAAGAGCTACATCTTAAACGGTGAAAAGAAAGTGGGTTATATTTCCCTTCCCAGCTTTTATACGGAATGGGAGAACAACAATCCATTAGGTTGCGCCAACGATGTAGCAAAGGAAATTGTGAAGCTGCAAGAAGAAAATATCGAAGCATTGATTATTGATTTGAGATACAATGGCGGTGGGTCGGTGCATGAAGCAATGGGACTAATCGGATTGTTTATTAATGAAGGTCCTCTCTGTATTTTTAAAATACGTAACGAAAAACCGGTTTTGTTAAAAGACATGAATCGTGGAACAGCGTATAATGGCCCAATGGCGATTATGGTAAACGGGATGAGCGCTTCTGCCTCCGAAATATTTTCGGCTACACTGCAAGATTATAATCGTGCTGTACTTGTTGGTAGTTCAACCTATGGCAAATCCACCGGTCAGATTATTATTCCCCTTGATACCACGTACAGCCTGCCGGAAGTGATTTCCGGAGCGTTGACCAACACACAAAGCAGTTTAGGATACATTAAAATTACTACGGATGGATTTTATAGAGTCACCAATGCCACGCATCAGAAAAAAGGCGTGATGCCGGATGTGCCTTTATTGGAGCCCTATTTTTACACAGATTACAAGGAGTCTGCTTCACCGTATGCACTTTCGAACGATAGCATTGTAAAAAAAGTCATCTACGTGCCTTTGTCTCCATTGCCACTATTGGATTTAAATACTAAAAGCCGTGAACGTGTTTCGCAAAATACCAACTTTAAACGTTTAAACACCATTAACGATTCTTTGAAAAGCATGTCCAATTTGGAAACTGCTATTATTTTGAGTCCTCAGTTTTTTAAGAAAAATGAAAAAATTATCCAGTTGCTGCAAGAGGAAATGGAGCAACATTTATACGATTCTTCCAAAACCTATGTGGTAGCCAATCATCTTTACGACAAGAAAGTAATTGATTTTGATGAGTTCACTAAGGAAATCAATACACGCTCGTTGGAAACGATTCAAACGGACATATATATTGAAGAAACGTATTACGTTCTTAAAGATTTAATTACTTTTATCAAAAACTAA
- a CDS encoding T9SS type A sorting domain-containing protein produces MIRKLQFIMSLLVVSASAIAQQSEVAPTPSNLPSTPERALWTIQLDVDPKPTALGLAGALWTGTEFWVSKWGNDSVFTLNASGVMTSSFTIPGITGTRSLTTNGTSIYIGANTSSIYQVDPATKTITSTIVTSVANCRYVSYDPTLNAGAGGFWTGSYGSDITAVSMTGTTLTSILSTSHGLTGIYGLAYDPYSAGGPYLWAYDQDATGATLQQISIATGSLTGLSHDTNLDLMSGAGVGTGLAGGLFITNSFVSGQKTIGGINQGLSLFAYELSDPVGVNSIDKNEFELSVFPNPSVDAATVSFKLNAEEMVTVEVYNIVGSLVSTVDAGNKTAGTHSIKIDNSNLANGAYFVKLTVGNTVVASKFNVIK; encoded by the coding sequence ATGATAAGAAAATTACAATTTATTATGTCTTTACTTGTTGTTTCTGCAAGCGCAATTGCACAACAAAGTGAAGTAGCTCCCACGCCTTCTAACCTTCCATCTACACCGGAAAGAGCTTTGTGGACAATTCAATTGGATGTGGATCCAAAACCTACTGCATTAGGATTAGCTGGTGCTTTGTGGACGGGAACTGAATTCTGGGTTTCTAAATGGGGAAATGATTCCGTGTTTACATTAAATGCTTCAGGTGTTATGACTAGTAGCTTTACTATCCCAGGAATTACTGGAACGAGAAGTTTGACAACAAATGGTACCTCCATTTACATTGGAGCAAATACATCTAGTATTTATCAAGTAGATCCTGCAACAAAAACAATTACAAGTACCATTGTAACTTCGGTTGCGAATTGCAGATATGTTTCCTATGATCCAACATTAAATGCAGGTGCAGGTGGATTTTGGACTGGCTCTTATGGTTCTGATATTACTGCAGTGAGTATGACTGGTACAACTTTAACTTCTATTTTGTCTACCTCTCACGGTTTGACAGGAATTTATGGCTTGGCTTACGATCCATATTCTGCAGGTGGTCCATATTTATGGGCATATGATCAAGATGCTACCGGAGCAACCTTGCAACAAATTTCAATTGCTACAGGTTCATTAACCGGACTAAGCCACGATACAAACCTTGATTTAATGAGTGGTGCTGGAGTTGGAACAGGTTTAGCAGGTGGTTTATTTATAACAAATTCATTTGTTTCTGGTCAAAAAACAATTGGTGGTATTAATCAAGGTCTTTCTTTGTTTGCATATGAATTGTCTGATCCAGTAGGCGTTAATTCAATTGATAAAAATGAATTTGAATTATCTGTATTCCCTAATCCTTCTGTGGATGCAGCTACTGTATCTTTCAAATTAAATGCTGAAGAGATGGTTACTGTTGAAGTTTACAACATTGTTGGAAGCTTGGTTTCTACAGTTGATGCAGGAAACAAAACAGCAGGAACACATTCAATCAAAATTGATAATTCTAATTTAGCAAATGGGGCTTATTTTGTAAAATTAACTGTTGGAAACACAGTTGTTGCAAGTAAGTTTAATGTGATTAAATAA
- a CDS encoding ORF6N domain-containing protein, whose product MAKSKAVVKVPDEIIMNQIYYIRGQKVMLDKDLADLYDVDTRNLNKAVKRNIKRFPDDFMFQLTTEEFKNLMFQFGTSSWGGTRKMPFAYTEQGVAMLSGILSSDRAIAVNIQIMRIFTRIRQMLSDNTDLRLEIEKIKKKMDNHDKNIEQVFQYLDELLDKKENPKDRKQIGYKIKGK is encoded by the coding sequence ATGGCAAAAAGTAAAGCAGTAGTAAAAGTTCCAGATGAAATAATAATGAATCAAATTTATTATATCAGAGGACAGAAAGTAATGTTGGATAAAGATTTGGCAGATTTGTATGACGTAGACACAAGAAACTTAAATAAAGCTGTTAAGAGAAATATCAAACGTTTTCCAGATGATTTTATGTTTCAATTGACAACCGAAGAGTTTAAAAACTTGATGTTCCAATTTGGAACATCAAGTTGGGGTGGGACAAGAAAAATGCCATTTGCTTATACAGAGCAAGGCGTAGCAATGCTTTCAGGAATTTTGTCTAGCGACAGAGCAATTGCTGTAAACATCCAAATTATGCGAATTTTTACACGCATTCGCCAAATGTTATCTGATAATACTGATTTACGATTGGAAATCGAAAAGATTAAAAAGAAGATGGATAATCATGATAAAAACATTGAACAAGTGTTTCAATACTTGGATGAATTATTAGACAAGAAAGAAAATCCCAAGGATAGAAAACAAATTGGGTATAAGATAAAAGGGAAATAA
- a CDS encoding T9SS type A sorting domain-containing protein — protein sequence MKKIYTFLTVSTLLFSAAAFGQSDRAKSTTRFTEAQKQEILAQVKSAPTSNTIKVGGGLGSCDSLKVDSVAGNGFHGNMFDIIVATNFTLETFSVSVDAGTWNFAIFYKLGTFLGSETSSAGWIFLDSANVVSTSTTAGVFTKVPVNLNMSMLAGTTYAFYVTGTNSGTPLNYTNGTTVGTVAASNSYFSVTEGNGGEYPFNVINSPRIFNGEVFFCGGISGIEDNNLSTFEVYPNPASQSVSVDLTAFNGEKVVVSVMNTLGQRLQSTAVVANGIQTLNIEGYASGMYFIQVEMNGKTSTSKLSIK from the coding sequence ATGAAAAAAATCTACACATTCTTAACAGTATCAACTTTGCTTTTCTCGGCTGCTGCGTTCGGGCAATCAGACAGAGCAAAATCAACAACAAGATTTACTGAAGCACAAAAACAAGAAATTTTAGCTCAAGTTAAATCCGCTCCAACTTCAAATACCATAAAAGTAGGTGGTGGCTTAGGCTCTTGCGATTCACTTAAAGTGGATTCGGTTGCCGGAAACGGATTTCATGGAAACATGTTCGACATCATTGTTGCAACGAACTTTACATTGGAAACATTCAGTGTAAGTGTGGATGCAGGTACATGGAATTTTGCTATTTTTTATAAACTTGGCACTTTTCTAGGCAGTGAAACATCTTCAGCAGGTTGGATCTTTTTAGATTCTGCAAACGTAGTTTCTACGTCAACTACAGCTGGTGTATTTACTAAAGTACCGGTAAACTTAAACATGTCGATGCTTGCTGGAACTACTTACGCATTTTATGTAACTGGAACCAACTCAGGAACACCATTGAACTACACGAACGGAACTACTGTTGGAACTGTTGCTGCTTCCAATTCTTATTTTTCTGTAACAGAAGGTAATGGTGGTGAATACCCATTCAACGTAATCAACAGCCCGCGTATTTTTAACGGAGAAGTATTCTTTTGTGGTGGAATTTCAGGAATTGAAGACAACAATTTGTCAACATTTGAAGTATATCCAAACCCTGCTTCACAATCTGTTTCAGTTGATTTAACTGCATTCAATGGAGAAAAAGTGGTTGTAAGTGTAATGAACACATTGGGTCAACGTTTACAATCAACTGCTGTTGTTGCAAACGGAATTCAAACGTTAAACATTGAAGGATATGCATCCGGAATGTATTTTATTCAAGTAGAAATGAATGGTAAAACATCTACTTCTAAATTGAGCATTAAATAA
- a CDS encoding carboxypeptidase-like regulatory domain-containing protein: MKRILLLLILLFNSWCALSQNIKGVVLNNKTKKPVQECLVIIKGTTQTSITNEKGVFEFVNIANPKQETIVLTMLGYTTIEYKLNSYKKDTFYITQKDVLLKEVVISANKKNILNPKNDESILDFELLNDGFVILTAGTPKNNLRLMDEEGKVITSLKVNGKAETLKLDCIGNLQLLSNDSAWQVFYDYKNLNTLNPHTRKHFEEVLGNCVCMNNNCYYFQTKAYRNLRTNYFYYTENEKGIRHELAVLEDTDKIKSFELDYNLQYFLDARRKSNYTMYNEPVDTILRKMEQYRTELPLDWSYNNWLGEVKTQMMKIDTNTFIFHFTDTAIYDVTKNNELKFKSQLSAFKQKNVLPKTYIDSDYKEIYLTKFEESTLTIIKFNINTGMEISRTTISNTPFLPKKIIIKNGNAYFIQKNLADEQSYKIIKYYLNE, encoded by the coding sequence ATGAAAAGAATCCTTCTTCTCCTTATTCTACTTTTCAACAGTTGGTGTGCTCTTTCACAAAACATCAAAGGCGTTGTGCTGAACAATAAAACTAAAAAACCTGTCCAAGAATGTTTGGTGATTATCAAAGGAACAACACAGACATCTATAACAAACGAAAAAGGAGTATTTGAGTTCGTTAACATCGCTAACCCAAAACAAGAGACAATCGTACTGACTATGTTGGGTTATACAACCATAGAATACAAATTAAATTCTTATAAAAAAGATACATTTTACATTACTCAGAAGGACGTTTTACTTAAAGAGGTGGTAATTTCTGCAAATAAAAAAAATATTCTCAACCCAAAAAATGATGAATCCATTTTAGACTTTGAATTACTGAATGACGGTTTTGTGATTTTAACAGCTGGCACTCCTAAAAACAATTTGCGGCTAATGGATGAAGAGGGAAAGGTAATTACAAGCTTGAAAGTGAATGGAAAAGCAGAAACATTAAAACTGGATTGTATCGGGAACCTCCAATTATTGAGTAATGATAGCGCTTGGCAAGTTTTTTATGATTATAAAAATCTAAATACCCTTAATCCTCATACCAGAAAACACTTCGAGGAAGTATTAGGGAATTGTGTCTGCATGAATAACAACTGTTATTATTTTCAAACCAAAGCTTATCGAAACTTAAGAACAAATTATTTTTATTATACAGAAAATGAGAAAGGTATAAGGCATGAACTTGCTGTTTTAGAAGACACTGATAAAATAAAAAGCTTTGAACTGGATTATAATTTACAGTACTTTTTAGATGCCAGACGCAAATCAAATTACACAATGTACAATGAACCCGTAGATACCATTTTACGAAAGATGGAACAATACAGAACGGAACTTCCATTGGATTGGTCATATAATAATTGGCTTGGAGAAGTAAAAACACAAATGATGAAAATTGATACCAATACATTCATCTTTCATTTTACTGATACTGCTATTTATGATGTTACCAAAAACAATGAACTAAAATTCAAAAGCCAGCTATCTGCTTTTAAACAAAAAAACGTATTGCCCAAAACCTATATTGATAGTGATTACAAAGAAATCTACTTAACGAAATTTGAAGAAAGTACTTTAACTATTATTAAATTTAACATAAATACGGGCATGGAAATATCAAGAACTACCATTTCAAATACTCCATTTTTGCCTAAAAAAATTATTATTAAAAATGGGAATGCATACTTTATTCAAAAAAATCTGGCAGATGAACAATCGTATAAGATTATTAAATATTATTTGAACGAATAG